ACTCCAAAGAATAAGATTGTGTcttaacacacacacactctctctccaTCCAGATCGTAACAACTTTATAACAATAAATCATAAAATACAGTTAAATAGCTTACTTTCACAGTAGAGTAAAAATGAATCTTACTTTTCTTGATATCTTCAAATACTATGAAGTAAGTAATCTACTAAAAATCATATCCTCCATAATCGTATTTTCCAATAATATTTTACTTTTCCTAATAGGCTAAGATATTTTGCTCCCTATAAATACACGAAAATGACAAagattactccatatttttctAAACCCTAATCTTCTCCTTCATCAAAATTGTGATTTCATCTTCTCCCAGCTCTGTCAAATTCAGCCATGGCTCATGTTGATAATTCAAAGTCCAATCATCCAGAGCAGCGACCCTATCTTCGGAGATGACCCATGGGGATGGACTTTCAAGGTTGACACGTATTTCGACTATTACCGGATGTCGGAAGAGCATCGGTCTACACTTCGTCGGACTACTCTTCGAGCAGGCGGCGCTGGGTTGGTTCATTTAccgaaaaaaacaaaatttgctGAAATCATGGCCTGATTTCATGGAAGCGGTGAAAGAGAGGTTTGATCCAACATATCATGACAATCATTTTGGGAAACTCTGTAAGCTGCAACAACTCAACACGGTGATGGAATATCAGAACGAATTCGAGAGGCTTTTGGTCAAGATTAAGGGTCCATCGCTATCGGAGAATCACCTCGTCTCCATATGTGAATCGGGCTTGAAAGATCCTATTCGGTGGGAAGTTCACTTGCGAAGGCCATCGTCCTTGTGTGATATGTTTGCGCTTGCTCGCAAATTCGAGAAGATGTACGATGAAGGCTTCAAACAAGAGAGGTGTGTTTTGGTTGTTTTATAGTTTTAGGTTTTGTTTTGAGTTGAATTTTATGGGGATTGAATTTCTTTGCAATTGTTTCCTATTAGAATTAGAAGTTAAATTTGGATATACTTTCATAAATGAGAGTGAATTTATCTATTTGTTATATGTCTAGGCTTTGTTGTTTGTTTgaatgatgatttttttttatattttaattaatagatGATTTAGAAACTTTAGTTTTTGTATGTGTTGGCTTCGTTTCCCTCATATGTTCGGTCGTTATTGAGAGTGACTAGGCAACAACTCGTATTAGAGATGTAGACATGGTGATCGTGGTGTTCGTAGTAGTGGGAAAAGAGAGATAAACTCATGTTTTGATAGGTTCAATTGGTCATGTGGAGTTTACTCATTTAAATCTGTAGTTTTTGACCAATTATATGACTTTTGGGAGTTTAATGAGTTTGTTTAGAATGCTCTAAGAATATAAGTGAAATGGGCAAGAAAACGGGCATTGAATGAGATCCAAGGAATCTCATTCGAACCGAGTGAGTGTGGTCTAACATTACCAGTTTGTGATGCAATAATagcatattttaattaaatactccatccgtcccgagATAAgcgagtcatattcctttttgggatatcccactataagtgagtcatttctctttttaacaaaaaatcatctctctaactttattttctacctacttttctctctctcgtactttactctCTCAACTTCAACTTTTACTCTCTCTCctttaactctttaaatatcaattcctgAAATCTTGTGCTCAAAAGAAGTGTTTcgctttgggacggagggagtactaacttACAGTCATATTAGTCCACATTAAAGTTTAATAGAAGTTGCTAGTATTGTTAGAAACACACGACACATTTAAACCATCATCAGATTCTGAACAAATACTTCTGTTTAAGAGAAAAGAATATCAAGAGTTAAATTTTTGTCCAAAGTCGTAGACATAAGATTAGAATCTAACAATTTTGAACATTGAAATATTTGATTTTCTTTAGCATCTGTGCAGATTGCAAGCAAGGGTTGCTTAATCACACATTAGAGACAATATGTacaattttataaacaaaagtagtCTAACTTAGAAATACAACATTGCATAGTTTAAGATGCATTATTGCAAAGCATCATACACACAACATGCTAGTGTTCCAAATGAAACACATGTAAAGCCCAATGTTTGTCTTGAatcaccttcttcttcttgttgctTTTGCTCTATTTCTTCTCTTCATCTTACTATTACTATATCCAACGCCAATAAAGAATTCCACTAACCATTTTGGCCTTGCGCTTCTTATAATCATGTaaccaattccaattccaactGCAAATCCACATCCATATCCCATAACCACACTTCGCCAACCAAATCCATCTATAAATCCTGACTCTTCATCATCGTCTTCTGGAGGAATCATTGGTTTACCATCAGTTGTTTCACACTGTTTTGCCAATGGAAATCCACACAATCCTAAGTTTCCTATATATGACTCATTCTGAAATGTAGAAAATTGCTTAGATTGTGGTATCGGCCCCACAAGATTATTCATTGATAGGTTTAATTTCGAAAGAAACGTCAACCCTGTCAGATCACTTGGAATTTTTCCACTCAATCTGTTCCATGACAAATCCAATGACTCAAGAATACTTATATTCCCAAGAGATACAGGAATCTCTCCCGTGAGAGTATTACTGGACAAATTCAAGTATCTAAGAGAATTAAGATTGCCGATGGAAACTGGAATATTCCCGGAAAATCTATTGGAAGATAAGTCAATCATTGTAAACGTATCTAATAATCTTTTCAATTCCTGATCCAAACCTTTTAAAATGACATCTAAGTCATAATATGTTTGGAGCCTATCCTTCTCAACGCGTGTCAGATTATCCTTGGCATATATCATACCTTCAAAATTCTTGAAATATCTATCAGGAAGCGCGCCAACAAATGCATTTCTTGACATATCCAAGACTTGCAACTTTGGAAACGGATGCTCGGTCTTTGAAGCCTCCAACATGGTACCATTCAACTTGTTAGACCTCAAGATGAGGACGCGAAGTTGAGGGAATGTTTCCATCCAGAAGGGAAACGCACCTCGTATTTCATTATCACCAAAATCAATGCTTTCCAGGCGTTGGCAGTTGATTAGGGAAGGTGTTATTCCTTCCAACTTATTGCCATACAGAATAAGGGCCTGAAGACTGCAACCTTTTGCAAATGTGGATTGAAGGGCTGTGATTTGGTTTCCACCCAAATTAAGAGCCAACAATGAACTATTGAAGTTTCCCAAGCACTTTGGAATCTGTCCTTCCAAATGATTGTCTGCTAAATGGAGGAGTGTTAGTAATCTCAAGTCACAAATGGATGATGGAATCTCTCCAATTAGTTTGTTAtgagggagtactaaataatCCAGCTCTGACATATTCCCAATGGCGGAAGGTATTGGACCTGAAAATTGGTTTTGAACAGAGATCAAGAATGACATATTGacatatgagagagagagagtatgatACCATTTAAATTGTTGTCGTGAAGCCATAACTCCTTGAGGTGTTTCAGGTTTCCAATTTCTTTTGGAATAGTACCTACTCGTACAAATTTTGAAAAGGACAATCATAACATCCAATGAGTTAATAAATACAGTGTATCCAATAATATATAAAGAGACATGAAATCGTGCTACTTAAAATATGAAGTTATGACACTAATATATGTATGTTTATGTAAAACATGTACACGATGTATTACCTcctcccacaataaaagtcatattttgtcatttcggttcgttccacaataagagtcctatttaACTTTGATAGAAATCCAcgtcatattttgtcatttctcggttcgttccacaataagagtcctatttaactttgatagaaatccatgggtggAATGACCCATgggatttatatactagtttcaatTTTATCTTGACACTGATGTTGGAtagttatatgttattttttagACACCATCCCTCAAACCCATCAACTTTTTCTAATCGTTGGACGATTGGCCCAATTTTTTTCTCGATTGTTTGGACCattggcccaaattttaagcccagatatactgttgGGTCAATTAAATTTAGCCTACAATCGGTGACCCGCTCTAATACCATGCTAGAAattcatgggttccatcctaaaaccaattggtgataggaggagtgacctatgagatttatatactagtttcagttttatcttgacactGATGTGGGAtagttatatgttattttttagtttcaattgtcaaCACACTTTTACCATGGTaaaatggtaagtaggccccGCATTCAATCTTATtccactcaaattttattataaaactaatatatataagtgggactcaTATCCTACTAACTTAATCAAcctatttttcttcatatttcttaaaactcgtgtcataactaaataggagtactattgcgggatggagggagtagtttatATAACTCTTTGGAGCATATAACAATgaaagagaaaatatcataccgCTTAATGTAGTATTGGAAAGCCGTAAGTAGGAAAGAGATGTCATGTTCCCAATTTCCTTCGGTATAGATCCATTTATTAGAATATTGTCTTTCAACTGCAACTCCCATAAATTAACAAGGCGACCTAGCTCTTTTGGTATAGGACCTGCAACAATATACAAGAAACATTGGTGCTTGCTTAAAATTTATaactaataaattttaattttcattaataCTGAGTTAACATCAATATACCCGATTGATCCGATGGATGACATATGGTAGTAGTTACTCCCACCGTTcctgatgggatacgaactaagtAACTatacaataattgcgagcccaatggcagtgacggcccatcagcccaaaacccaagaaagagtatcagttcggcacaaccaaagagttcggtcgcagcctatAGCTCGATTGgttctactctcagatcggcaaaagctgatcggcaaagttcagcagttcggtctcagtattcgaccgaacaaggagatagtggacccatgcaggatctccacgacctccattacacccacgatctccacgacctccattacacccacgatctatttagtggtgttaagcagttatcaaccccccatACCAGGGCTaaaaaccacgatcttagttcgaatgtataaatagaacttagatcagatagacaaatgttaagttctctagatcctgaatctcatatagcagatcagcattgtaatctgtaagcgagatcaagcaatacaaatttgccctctcttcttcccgtggacgtagatttacctcagtaaatcgaaccacgtaattttcagtgttgtgatcatttattacttgcatttattcccatcaaaaattcgccacatcatcactggcgccgtctgtgggaacacagaaaaccaaaactgtgataaaagcgagt
This genomic interval from Salvia splendens isolate huo1 chromosome 13, SspV2, whole genome shotgun sequence contains the following:
- the LOC121761815 gene encoding receptor-like protein 52 isoform X1; translation: MVKSSHFLLLNLLLSVHYLMYYSLATDINTDRSSLLALKSQITSDPSNILNKNWSTEASVCSWFGVTCDFLLNRVTQLNISNMGLVGTISPEIGNLSSLVSLDMNDNSFHGPLPVSIFNMSNLEVLSLRNNSLSSSLPLDMCIHNLDKLKILRISYNEMYGNIPSSLEHCSQLEYLSLYNNKFDGIVPRELGNLTKLQTLNIGANKLTGDIPEEIGRLTNLKSLSMSSNMLKGSLPATLFGMPSLQYADFASNELSRSLSPQIGNLTSLLRIGLEFNHLSGEIPKEIGYLTNFERLSMCCNNISGSVPRELGNLTAMVGIYLHNNTLSGPIPKELGRLVNLWELQLKDNILINGSIPKEIGNMTSLSYLRLSNTTLSGTIPKEIGNLKHLKELWLHDNNLNGPIPSAIGNMSELDYLVLPHNKLIGEIPSSICDLRLLTLLHLADNHLEGQIPKCLGNFNSSLLALNLGGNQITALQSTFAKGCSLQALILYGNKLEGITPSLINCQRLESIDFGDNEIRGAFPFWMETFPQLRVLILRSNKLNGTMLEASKTEHPFPKLQVLDMSRNAFVGALPDRYFKNFEGMIYAKDNLTRVEKDRLQTYYDLDVILKGLDQELKRLLDTFTMIDLSSNRFSGNIPVSIGNLNSLRYLNLSSNTLTGEIPVSLGNISILESLDLSWNRLSGKIPSDLTGLTFLSKLNLSMNNLVGPIPQSKQFSTFQNESYIGNLGLCGFPLAKQCETTDGKPMIPPEDDDEESGFIDGFGWRSVVMGYGCGFAVGIGIGYMIIRSARPKWLVEFFIGVGYSNSKMKRRNRAKATRRRR
- the LOC121761815 gene encoding receptor-like protein Cf-9 homolog isoform X2, producing MVKSSHFLLLNLLLSVHYLMYYSLATDINTDRSSLLALKSQITSDPSNILNKNWSTEASVCSWFGVTCDFLLNRVTQLNISNMGLVGTISPEIGNLSSLVSLDMNDNSFHGPLPVSIFNMSNLEVLSLRNNSLSSSLPLDMCIHNLDKLKILRISYNEMYGNIPSSLEHCSQLEYLSLYNNKFDGIVPRELGNLTKLQTLNIGANKLTGDIPEEIGRLTNLKSLSMSSNMLKGSLPATLFGMPSLQYADFASNELSRSLSPQIGNLTSLLRIGLEFNHLSGEIPKEIGYLTNFERLSMCCNNISGSVPRELGNLTAMVGIYLHNNTLSGTIPKEIGNLKHLKELWLHDNNLNGPIPSAIGNMSELDYLVLPHNKLIGEIPSSICDLRLLTLLHLADNHLEGQIPKCLGNFNSSLLALNLGGNQITALQSTFAKGCSLQALILYGNKLEGITPSLINCQRLESIDFGDNEIRGAFPFWMETFPQLRVLILRSNKLNGTMLEASKTEHPFPKLQVLDMSRNAFVGALPDRYFKNFEGMIYAKDNLTRVEKDRLQTYYDLDVILKGLDQELKRLLDTFTMIDLSSNRFSGNIPVSIGNLNSLRYLNLSSNTLTGEIPVSLGNISILESLDLSWNRLSGKIPSDLTGLTFLSKLNLSMNNLVGPIPQSKQFSTFQNESYIGNLGLCGFPLAKQCETTDGKPMIPPEDDDEESGFIDGFGWRSVVMGYGCGFAVGIGIGYMIIRSARPKWLVEFFIGVGYSNSKMKRRNRAKATRRRR
- the LOC121761815 gene encoding receptor-like protein Cf-9 homolog isoform X3; translation: MVKSSHFLLLNLLLSVHYLMYYSLATDINTDRSSLLALKSQITSDPSNILNKNWSTEASVCSWFGVTCDFLLNRVTQLNISNMGLVGTISPEIGNLSSLVSLDMNDNSFHGPLPVSIFNMSNLEVLSLRNNSLSSSLPLDMCIHNLDKLKILRISYNEMYGNIPSSLEHCSQLEYLSLYNNKFDGIVPRELGNLTKLQTLNIGANKLTGEIPKEIGYLTNFERLSMCCNNISGSVPRELGNLTAMVGIYLHNNTLSGPIPKELGRLVNLWELQLKDNILINGSIPKEIGNMTSLSYLRLSNTTLSGTIPKEIGNLKHLKELWLHDNNLNGPIPSAIGNMSELDYLVLPHNKLIGEIPSSICDLRLLTLLHLADNHLEGQIPKCLGNFNSSLLALNLGGNQITALQSTFAKGCSLQALILYGNKLEGITPSLINCQRLESIDFGDNEIRGAFPFWMETFPQLRVLILRSNKLNGTMLEASKTEHPFPKLQVLDMSRNAFVGALPDRYFKNFEGMIYAKDNLTRVEKDRLQTYYDLDVILKGLDQELKRLLDTFTMIDLSSNRFSGNIPVSIGNLNSLRYLNLSSNTLTGEIPVSLGNISILESLDLSWNRLSGKIPSDLTGLTFLSKLNLSMNNLVGPIPQSKQFSTFQNESYIGNLGLCGFPLAKQCETTDGKPMIPPEDDDEESGFIDGFGWRSVVMGYGCGFAVGIGIGYMIIRSARPKWLVEFFIGVGYSNSKMKRRNRAKATRRRR